A genome region from Myroides fluvii includes the following:
- a CDS encoding nitrous oxide reductase accessory protein NosL, which translates to MKPFAYFLLLVLFVSCTVKVQPIDYGTDDCDFCKMGIVDTKHAAQLVTTKGKNYKFDAIECMLHYIEQQNQPLTVYQHLLVADLLNPGVLIPAEQAHFIISKNIPSPMGAFLSATKTKEQTAKLIEEYTGEHYTFAALRQQLSHH; encoded by the coding sequence ATGAAACCATTCGCTTATTTTCTCCTTCTTGTACTTTTTGTTTCTTGTACCGTAAAAGTACAACCCATTGACTATGGCACGGATGATTGTGACTTTTGTAAAATGGGAATTGTCGATACTAAACACGCCGCTCAATTGGTCACCACCAAAGGCAAAAATTATAAGTTCGATGCCATCGAATGTATGTTGCATTATATCGAACAACAAAATCAACCCCTTACCGTATATCAGCATCTTTTGGTTGCCGATTTACTCAACCCTGGGGTGTTGATTCCAGCAGAGCAAGCTCATTTCATCATCTCTAAAAATATTCCGAGTCCGATGGGTGCCTTTTTATCTGCTACTAAAACCAAGGAACAAACCGCCAAGCTAATTGAAGAATATACCGGCGAACACTATACATTCGCTGCACTTCGTCAACAATTGTCTCATCATTAA
- the nosD gene encoding nitrous oxide reductase family maturation protein NosD produces MKNTLKIICSIILLVHGWGTSAKTITVHPKGTVNTIKKAIALAEDYDLILVEAGTYKETDIHITKPLTLLSKNAIVDGENKGEIFVIQADYVTIKDFTIINVGTSYIKDYAAIRVRESKHFIIENNTIKDLFFGIYLEKSKEGKVLSNKIYGKAKSEFNSGNGIQLWYCNNIEIKNNYVERVRDGIYLEFSNFCTIHNNISKNNVRYGLHFMFSNHDVVTNCSYTNNGAGVAIMFSKSMKMSHNVFSDNWGSAAYGVLLKEVNDTEISYNVFKNNTTAINIEGSNRIQYTHNDFISNGWALNSRGANYQNLVNHNNFLNNSFDLLYQGQLNQNNFDSNYWSNYTGYDLDKDGIGDVPYRPIKLFSYIVNKTPESIIFLRSLFVDIIDFSEKVSPVFTPDNLVDNQPFIKQIQHDNNN; encoded by the coding sequence ATGAAAAACACACTTAAAATTATATGCAGTATTATTTTACTTGTACATGGATGGGGAACAAGTGCTAAAACCATTACTGTTCATCCGAAAGGGACGGTAAACACCATTAAAAAGGCGATTGCCCTGGCGGAGGACTATGATCTGATTCTCGTAGAAGCTGGTACCTACAAAGAAACGGATATCCACATTACGAAACCCCTTACACTACTCAGCAAAAATGCGATTGTAGATGGCGAAAACAAAGGAGAAATCTTTGTCATTCAAGCGGATTATGTAACCATCAAAGATTTTACGATTATCAATGTTGGAACGAGTTACATCAAAGACTATGCAGCCATTCGCGTACGAGAAAGCAAACACTTTATCATTGAAAATAATACCATCAAAGATTTATTCTTTGGTATTTATCTTGAAAAATCAAAAGAGGGCAAAGTATTATCCAACAAAATTTACGGCAAAGCTAAGAGTGAGTTTAATTCAGGGAATGGAATTCAACTCTGGTATTGCAACAACATCGAAATTAAAAACAATTATGTAGAACGAGTTCGAGATGGAATTTACTTAGAGTTTTCTAATTTTTGTACCATACACAACAACATCAGTAAAAACAATGTTCGTTATGGACTACACTTTATGTTTTCTAACCATGATGTGGTTACGAATTGTTCTTATACCAACAATGGAGCTGGTGTAGCAATTATGTTTTCTAAATCCATGAAGATGAGTCACAATGTATTTAGTGACAACTGGGGATCTGCCGCCTATGGTGTACTGCTCAAAGAGGTCAATGACACGGAAATAAGCTACAATGTATTTAAAAATAATACGACGGCTATTAACATTGAAGGATCGAATCGCATACAATATACCCACAATGATTTTATCAGCAATGGATGGGCATTAAACTCAAGAGGGGCGAATTATCAGAACCTCGTGAATCACAATAATTTTTTAAATAACTCTTTTGACTTACTCTATCAGGGACAGCTCAACCAGAATAATTTTGATTCGAATTACTGGAGTAATTACACGGGCTATGACTTAGATAAGGATGGAATTGGCGATGTTCCCTATCGCCCGATTAAGCTCTTCTCCTACATTGTCAACAAAACGCCTGAGTCGATTATTTTTCTCCGTAGTCTATTTGTGGATATCATCGATTTCTCAGAGAAAGTATCTCCTGTATTTACGCCAGATAATTTAGTAGACAACCAACCTTTCATCAAACAAATTCAACATGATAACAATAACTAA
- a CDS encoding ABC transporter ATP-binding protein gives MITITNLHKRFADNQVLQGVDLTIDQGVLAILGPNGSGKTTLNKCILSMVYPDQGTIEIKGQNIENQWKYRKDIDYLPQIANFPNNITVIELIQMIKDLREDKEKDHQPLVELFKLTPFLNKKLNKLSGGTKQKVNLLLTFMFDNPILILDEPTTGLDPAAMITLKQLILKEKQKGKTILVTSHIMSFVEEISDQIIFILEGKIYFKGTIEQLKESTQQDTFEHAIANLLID, from the coding sequence ATGATAACAATAACTAATTTACATAAGAGATTTGCAGATAACCAAGTACTTCAAGGGGTTGACCTCACTATTGACCAAGGGGTATTGGCTATTTTGGGTCCGAATGGAAGTGGTAAAACAACCTTGAACAAATGTATTCTATCGATGGTTTATCCCGATCAAGGAACGATTGAAATTAAAGGCCAAAATATAGAAAATCAATGGAAATATAGAAAAGACATCGACTATTTGCCTCAAATTGCCAATTTTCCAAACAACATTACCGTCATCGAACTTATTCAGATGATCAAAGATTTAAGGGAGGATAAAGAAAAAGACCACCAACCCTTGGTTGAGCTTTTTAAACTCACGCCTTTTCTAAACAAAAAACTCAATAAGTTATCAGGAGGAACTAAACAAAAGGTAAACCTCTTGTTGACGTTTATGTTTGACAATCCTATTCTGATTCTCGATGAACCTACAACAGGATTGGATCCAGCAGCTATGATTACCTTGAAGCAGCTCATCCTCAAGGAAAAACAAAAGGGAAAAACGATTCTAGTTACTTCTCATATTATGAGTTTCGTTGAAGAAATATCCGATCAAATTATTTTTATTCTCGAAGGGAAAATATACTTCAAAGGTACGATTGAACAGCTAAAAGAATCTACTCAGCAAGATACTTTTGAACATGCTATTGCTAATCTTTTAATCGATTAA
- a CDS encoding Crp/Fnr family transcriptional regulator, producing MIDPSILLRYQGFIKEFDKNETIFSQGEEPRYYYQIVQGKVKMNNYNEDGKEFIQGLFADGESFGEPPLFCSVNYPANAVTLQPTRMLLISKTDFYWLLENEKTSCFDMLKALSSRLYYKSIMAPEISSNDSEKRILTLLNYIKDQSNGNQKEYQVDLTRQQIADMTGLRVETVIRTIKEIEVKQQIRIKKGKLFF from the coding sequence ATGATCGATCCAAGTATTTTACTTCGTTATCAAGGTTTTATCAAAGAATTTGACAAGAATGAAACCATTTTTTCTCAAGGAGAAGAGCCGCGATACTACTACCAAATTGTACAGGGAAAGGTCAAAATGAACAATTACAATGAAGATGGTAAGGAATTCATCCAAGGGCTGTTTGCTGATGGAGAAAGTTTTGGTGAACCACCGTTATTTTGTTCGGTGAATTATCCTGCCAATGCAGTTACGCTCCAACCTACACGTATGTTGTTGATTAGCAAAACTGACTTCTATTGGTTGTTAGAAAATGAAAAGACGAGCTGTTTTGACATGCTTAAAGCCCTTTCTTCTCGTTTGTACTATAAGTCGATTATGGCACCTGAGATCTCTTCTAATGATTCAGAAAAGCGCATTTTAACGCTACTCAATTACATAAAAGACCAAAGCAACGGCAATCAAAAGGAATATCAGGTTGACTTGACTAGACAACAAATTGCAGATATGACTGGTCTGCGCGTGGAAACCGTCATTCGAACCATCAAAGAGATTGAAGTGAAACAACAAATTCGAATCAAAAAAGGGAAATTGTTTTTTTAG
- a CDS encoding ABC-2 transporter permease, translating into MLKILKYSCYDLMRSRWSYFYLGFYLLLGFVLLFLNHDIGKAIITLMNIIIVLVPLISTIFGIMYYYDSKEFTELLLALPVKRSAIFIGQYLGVALSLSMSLLIGLGIPFICYGLFESDIIFEFLSLLGIGAFLTFIFSALAYNLGLRNENKIKGFGLAILLWLFLAVIYDGIFLSILMVFGDYPLENIALIGTILNPIDLSRILILLKLDISALLGYTGAVFKKFFGSSAGSLISFLLLSLWTLLPILLIYVTGKKKNF; encoded by the coding sequence ATGCTTAAAATTCTAAAATATAGTTGTTATGACTTAATGCGCAGTAGATGGAGCTACTTCTATTTAGGCTTCTACTTGCTCTTGGGCTTCGTCTTGTTATTTTTGAATCACGATATTGGCAAGGCCATTATTACTTTAATGAATATCATTATTGTGCTCGTGCCGCTCATCAGTACGATTTTTGGCATCATGTACTACTATGATTCCAAGGAATTTACAGAACTTCTATTAGCATTACCTGTAAAGCGCTCCGCTATCTTTATTGGACAATACCTCGGTGTTGCCTTATCTTTATCGATGAGTTTATTAATCGGTTTGGGTATTCCCTTTATCTGTTATGGTCTGTTTGAATCGGATATCATCTTTGAGTTTCTCTCCCTTTTAGGCATAGGTGCTTTCTTGACTTTTATCTTTAGTGCACTGGCGTATAACCTAGGGTTGAGAAATGAAAACAAAATCAAAGGATTTGGCCTAGCCATCCTCTTGTGGTTGTTTTTAGCGGTAATCTACGATGGTATTTTCTTGAGTATCTTAATGGTTTTTGGCGATTATCCTTTAGAGAATATTGCGCTAATTGGAACCATCCTCAATCCCATTGACTTATCGCGTATTCTGATTCTACTCAAACTCGATATCTCTGCCTTATTGGGCTATACAGGGGCCGTATTTAAAAAATTCTTCGGTAGCAGTGCTGGGAGTCTTATTTCATTTTTACTCTTGTCCCTTTGGACCCTACTTCCTATTCTATTGATTTATGTAACGGGGAAAAAGAAAAACTTTTAA